The DNA sequence AATTCAATTGATGCTAAAGACCTTGTTGACTCAATCCAATTCTACCTTGAGTCAATTTATGAGAGTAAGAAGTATGACAAATACTTAAAGGTTTCTACAGCTCTTCTAAAAGACGCAAATTCATTCCAGATCGCTGATACAGTTGTTGAAGGATTAAGAGAAAGAGTTAATTACCAAAGAATTGAAATCCTATTTAAGAAGGCGAATAAACTTGCAGCAGATGAAGCAAGATCTTTCTTGAATGATTATGAGAAATCACTTTATAAGAACCGTGTGAAGTTTTTATTAGGAAAGGAAAGCCTAAGACAAAACGACTTCACAACTGGTGAGAAGTTATTAAATGAAATACTTTCAGATAACGAAGCGAAGGATTATCTGAAAGAGTTGGCCAGGACAGAGCTAACATTAGTTAACTTAAAAAAGCGTACACTATAATTTAGCCCACGGATCGGGCAAACGACAGACAGGAGGTCAGATGAATACGTTTACAGCGGAAGTTTTTGGACAGGATCCTAAAATTGTTAAGGCACTTAAAGTTGCAAACAACGTTGCTGTTACAAAAGCACCAGTTCTTATTGTTGGCGAAGCAGGTGTTGGTAAGAAGACACTAGCTGGTTTTATCCATGAAAATTCAACAAGACAAGGAAAGCCATTTGTAACTGTAGACTGTGCAGCAGAAGCAAACCAAGTTGAGAATGAGATCTTGGGTTATAGAGACCCAGAAACAGGACGTTTCATTAAAGGTGCATTTGAAAACGCAAACGGTGGTACTGTTGTTCTAGTAAACGTAGATGGGTTGGAAGATACTTTTCAAAAGAAGCTTCATAAAATCCTTGGTGAACTAACTGACTATGAAATTGATGTAAGAATGGTTGCAACAACAACTAAGAACCTTTCTAAACTTGTTGGAGCTGGTCGTTTTTACCGTGGCCTATACACTTTCATTTCATCAAACTCAATTACTCTAACTCCACTTAGAGAAAGAGTTGGTGACTTAGAATACATCGCAAAAAGTATTATCAAGACAACTCTTGGTGGTGCAGAAGTTTCTGTTCAAGAAGAAGCCATGAATAAGATCCTTTCTCACTACTGGACACACAATGTAAAAGAACTTAAGGCCGTTATCGAAAATGCTTTAGCAAATTTCGAGGGAACTGAGGTTTCAGCAGAGCACCTTGAGATCGGTGAAAAGAAAGCAGTAAATGTTATCTCTGAAGATGATTCAGAAGGAATTAGATTAATGTCTCTTAAGGAAGCTGAGAAGCTACTTATCAAGAAGGCTCTTATCCATACTTCTGAAAATAGAACTCAAGCAGCAAAGATTCTTGGTGTATCAATTAGAACACTAAGAAATAAAATCAATGAGTACCGTGGAGACGGAAACTCATACTTTGTTAACTTAAGATAAGGCTTCATCATGAGGGTTGAGGATAAGACATTAAAAGCACTAGCTGCATCTTTGAATTTAAGACAGATCCGACATGAGGTCTTAACTTCAAATATCGCTAATGCAGATACACCTGGTTATAAGGCCAAGCGAGTTGACTTTGAAGAAGCACTTGCAAGAGCTTTAGACGTCGATGGGAATCTTGAAATGTTGACCTCTGAAGAGAAACACTTTGACGTTGGCAATGGTGGTTTTGAAAATCTTCAACCTGAAATTTATGATGATCCAAATGGCATCGTCTCTGAAGATGGGAATACTGTCGACAGAGACGCTGAAATGGCCAAAATGGCAGAAAATAAAATTTTGTATGATGCGTCAGTAAAGTTACTAAATAAGAAACTAGGGATGCTTAAATATACAATTAACTCTGAAAAATAGAGTAGGGGGAGATAATGGATTTACTAACGAGTTTAAAAATTAGTTCATCAGGTGTTGCAGCAAATAAGAAGCGCATGGCAGCGATTTCTTCAAATATTGCAAATGCTCAGACGACAAGAACGGCCGAAGGTGGTCCATATCGTAAGAAAGAAGTTGCTTTTGGAAGCGAGCCTGCTCGTGAAAGCTTTTCGGATATTTTAGAAGGTGAAATGGGTGAGGTTGCTCAATCTGTTCATGCAACAGAAGTTGTATCAAGCGATAAACCACCAATCCTAAAGTATGAACCAAATCACCCTGATGCAAATGAACAAGGGTATGTTGCCTATCCAAATATTAATGTAATGGAAGAGATGGCAGATATGATTTCAGCTTCAAGAAGTTATGAAGCGAATATTAACGTAATGAATACAACTAAGAGTATGGCGATGAAAGCGCTTGAAATTGGAAGTGGAAACTAAGAATAAAGGGAAGGGGTTAAATCATGGCGATCAATAATATTACGACAATGAATGACGTCTTTAACTCACACAAAATGCGCGAGTGGACAAGTCCAACTGGTGGCGCGGAAGAATTCAAACTAGAAGGTTTTGATGAACTTTCAAAAGTTACACCATCTGAGAGAAGTCAGTCATTTTCTGAAATGCTTTCTAATCAAATTATGGATGTAAACAATTTACAAAAAGAAGCTAATACAGCTATTGAAAAATTAGTAAGTGGTGAGAGTAAGAATATCCACGAAACGATGCTAGCTGTTGAAAGAGCTGAAATTGCTTTTAAGACAATGAACCAAGTTCGCAATAAAGTAATTGATGCTTATAAAGAAGTAATGAGAATGCAAGTCTAGTTAATAACTAGTTGTTAATGATCTCTTAATTTAGGATGAGTTAAGAGTTTCAGGTGTCAGGAGGATACGTGAAAGATTTTTTCGACAAAATGCTTAGAAACTTCAAAGAGTTCTACGGAGAACTTGATGCAGGAAAGAAAATTTCTCTCTTTGCTGTTACTGGGGTTATTCTAGTCTTCCTATTAGGTGTTGTCCTGTGGGCCACTCACACAAACTATAAAGTTCTATATTCTGATCTTAATAAAGAAGATATGACAAAGGTTGAGGTCTTCTTAAGTCAGAATAATGTTGAGAAGAAAACTTCAGCGGATGGAAAAACAATTAGTATCCCAGAGGATATGATTGAAACTGTACGTCTTAAAATGATGACTTCAGGATTCTCTTTTTCAGGAACAGTAGGTTATGAAGTTTTTGATAATCAATCTTTTGGAACAACTTCATTTGTTCAAAAAGTAAATAAGCAAAGAGCACTTGAAGGTGAGCTAATTAAGACGATTAAACACCTAAGAGGTGTTAAGAGAGCTCGTGTTCACTTAAATATCCCTGAGTCTTCACCATTTGTATCAGAGAAGAAACCACCAACGGCTTCTGTTGTTCTTGAGCTAAACCGTGGTGTAACTTTAACTGAACAAGAAATTAAAGGAATCTCTTCACTTGTTGCTTCATCAGTTGAAGGGATGAGAGGCGAGGGTGTTGTCATCCTTGATCACAGAGGAAAGAA is a window from the Bacteriovorax sp. BAL6_X genome containing:
- the flgB gene encoding flagellar basal body rod protein FlgB; amino-acid sequence: MRVEDKTLKALAASLNLRQIRHEVLTSNIANADTPGYKAKRVDFEEALARALDVDGNLEMLTSEEKHFDVGNGGFENLQPEIYDDPNGIVSEDGNTVDRDAEMAKMAENKILYDASVKLLNKKLGMLKYTINSEK
- the flgC gene encoding flagellar basal body rod protein FlgC, coding for MDLLTSLKISSSGVAANKKRMAAISSNIANAQTTRTAEGGPYRKKEVAFGSEPARESFSDILEGEMGEVAQSVHATEVVSSDKPPILKYEPNHPDANEQGYVAYPNINVMEEMADMISASRSYEANINVMNTTKSMAMKALEIGSGN
- the fliE gene encoding flagellar hook-basal body complex protein FliE, with translation MAINNITTMNDVFNSHKMREWTSPTGGAEEFKLEGFDELSKVTPSERSQSFSEMLSNQIMDVNNLQKEANTAIEKLVSGESKNIHETMLAVERAEIAFKTMNQVRNKVIDAYKEVMRMQV
- a CDS encoding sigma-54 dependent transcriptional regulator, encoding MNTFTAEVFGQDPKIVKALKVANNVAVTKAPVLIVGEAGVGKKTLAGFIHENSTRQGKPFVTVDCAAEANQVENEILGYRDPETGRFIKGAFENANGGTVVLVNVDGLEDTFQKKLHKILGELTDYEIDVRMVATTTKNLSKLVGAGRFYRGLYTFISSNSITLTPLRERVGDLEYIAKSIIKTTLGGAEVSVQEEAMNKILSHYWTHNVKELKAVIENALANFEGTEVSAEHLEIGEKKAVNVISEDDSEGIRLMSLKEAEKLLIKKALIHTSENRTQAAKILGVSIRTLRNKINEYRGDGNSYFVNLR